The following are encoded together in the Phragmites australis chromosome 19, lpPhrAust1.1, whole genome shotgun sequence genome:
- the LOC133900174 gene encoding putative cyclin-dependent kinase F-2, which produces MAAPALTNGGVAVAEEEEPPNSWPPAVEKRYERLEKVGKGMFGEVYRAWDRVDERVVAVKRLAGRTDDRFVQTGLRDFAREAMSLAACRGHPSVVELLATFADSSRSDGDCFVVTEYAGRMNLREYMKLRCDAGLPFREAEVRKAMRQLLRGVKRAHKVGVLHRDIQPENVLVDDGTEDVIGQKKKKKRSKGIVYKICGFGMSEPAAQTEKDDYAMLASPSSYRAPELFLGSRDYDGRIDTWGLGCIMAELLAGTVNPLFVGEQVFTCMLNLVGAKGIVEWPGLERLATPDRAAKLREEGCRETGHLREVFPEEFLSQAGFEVLRGLLESNPERRLTAAAALRKPWFNRHSFGGCFKPCGGEVSP; this is translated from the coding sequence ATGGCTGCCCCGGCGCTCACCAACGGCGGCGTGGcagtggcggaggaggaggagcctccCAACAGCTGGCCTCCGGCCGTGGAGAAGCGGTACGAGCGACTGGAGAAGGTGGGTAAGGGCATGTTCGGGGAAGTTTATAGAGCCTGGGACCGCGTGGACGAGCGGGTCGTCGCAGTGAAGAGGCTCGCCGGGAGGACCGACGACCGGTTCGTGCAGACGGGTCTCCGCGACTTCGCGCGGGAGGCCATGTCCctggcggcctgccgcggccaCCCGTCAGTCGTGGAGCTCCTGGCCACGTTCGCGGACAGCAGCCGGAGCGACGGGGACTGCTTCGTCGTCACGGAGTACGCCGGTCGGATGAATCTTCGAGAGTACATGAAACTCCGGTGCGACGCTGGCCTGCCGTTCAGGGAGGCCGAGGTGCGCAAGGCCATGCGGCAACTCCTCCGTGGCGTGAAGAGGGCGCACAAGGTGGGCGTTCTGCACCGGGACATCCAGCCGGAGAACGTGCTCGTCGACGACGGCACGGAGGACGTGATTGgccagaaaaaaaagaagaagcggTCGAAGGGCATCGTGTACAAGATATGCGGCTTTGGCATGTCCGAGCCGGCGGCGCAGACGGAGAAGGACGACTACGCGATGTTGGCGTCGCCGAGCTCCTACCGCGCGCCGGAGCTCTTCCTCGGGTCGAGAGACTACGACGGACGGATCGACACGTGGGGGCTCGGCTGCATCATGGCCGAGCTCCTCGCCGGTACCGTCAATCCTCTCTTTGTCGGCGAACAAGTCTTTACATGCATGCTGAACCTGGTCGGCGCGAAGGGCATCGTGGAGTGGCCGGGGTTGGAGCGGCTGGCGACTCCCGATCGGGCGGCCAAGCTGCGGGAGGAGGGCTGCCGAGAGACCGGCCACCTGCGGGAGGTGTTCCCGGAGGAGTTCTTGTCGCAGGCGGGGTTCGAGGTTCTGCGCGGACTGCTGGAGAGCAACCCGGAGCGTAGGCTCACCGCAGCGGCCGCGCTCCGGAAGCCGTGGTTCAATCGCCATTCCTTCGGTGGCTGCTTCAAGCCGTGCGGAGGAGAAGTGTCTCCCTAA